A single region of the Arthrobacter sp. zg-Y20 genome encodes:
- a CDS encoding DUF1540 domain-containing protein, giving the protein MTDHVANVQDCSVTNCDFNHEGCTAYAITVGGSREHASCSTFIDTSATGGLPKVLAQVGACQRNECRFNDHLMCDAHDVRVGPGAELADCLTYQPR; this is encoded by the coding sequence ATGACCGACCATGTTGCCAATGTCCAAGACTGCTCCGTCACCAACTGCGACTTCAACCATGAGGGCTGTACGGCTTATGCCATCACCGTGGGCGGATCGCGGGAGCATGCCAGCTGCTCCACTTTCATTGATACCTCGGCCACCGGCGGCCTGCCCAAGGTCCTGGCCCAGGTGGGCGCCTGCCAGCGCAACGAGTGCAGGTTCAACGACCACTTGATGTGCGACGCCCACGACGTACGGGTAGGGCCGGGCGCCGAACTGGCGGACTGCCTGACCTACCAGCCCCGGTAA